CATTTCCAAATTGGGACTATCTGTGTATTGTTGCATTTCGGCGGTCTTTTGTCTGAAGATATTTCCGTCGCTGCTCTCTGAAAATATTAGGGTAAAGATGATGATTCTGAAACTGATTTACCCCCATCCTCTTCCTTCTCTTCGTAGCTGCTCATCTGGTAATTATGCCTTGTCGAATTCGTCCGTTTGTTCTTTTGTTGTGAGTTGTTCCTTTAATTGCATGTTGTTTGAATTGGAATTCTTGTAAACCACTTCTTTCTCTGTTGAATTGTATGTACTGCTGTCTTGTTGATTTTCTCTGCACTTGAGGTTGGCTGGTGTTATTGTGGTCGTGTTCCTCACCACCAGCTGGCTCTGAGCTTCTTTCTTCTGTAAGTGACTCTGTAAGCTCCATATTTTCCACCTTTGATGTGTCTTGAAATTCTGTAAATGTTGTATATCTCCTTCTATCCATGACTTATATTCGTGTAGATTTAATTTTGGCCCACTTGAATGATTATCATAAGATAATAATACCACAAATAAGGCATCAATCAAATCCATTTGGTATAAGTCATGAATAAGAATTTGACTTTCTATTCTTCTCCTGTGTTGCCACTGTTTTAACTGTATGAAACGCGTTTCAGCTTGTATGTGTGATTTGTGCTGTGTGTTGTGAAATCCCTGGGAATATTGCTGTGACTTGTGATTGTCTTGACAATATGTGTTATATGTCTCTTCAAATTTGTGTCTTCTGTATGATATGAACCTGCAAAATAAAACACACTTTGTTAGTAAAAAACACCATGttctcctcccaaaggatttgaaCATGGTGTTAAAATCTTTCTGCTGCTCCTTTTCTAGATCCAAATCATCATATATCTGCATCTGTTCCCCCTATCTTTGTATCCTCACTTTCAGATATGGAATCTGAGTTTTGTCACTGTTGAGGATCTTTCTACATGTTGAACTTAGGTCCTGGAAGCCATGACATTCAACATTGGCTTCATCTACTGCTTGATTAGCTATAGCATCTACCAGCTTGTTTCCTTCTCTCAGGATATGACTAAATAGAATAGTCCTATTAACTTTTAGCTCCAAAATCTCCTCTATCCAACTTGCTATCCCCCAAGGAGGTTTCCACCCTTCCTGTAGAATCTTGTACACTATTTCATAATCAGTTTGGACTATAATATTGTCCAGATTCTCATTTTTGCAATATCTCATGGCATGCAGAATTGCCATAACCTCAGCATCAATATTAGTAGTTATTCCAATCTCTATAGCATAAGCATATCTCAGATCCCATCTTGGATCCCCTTCATTATTTCTGAAACAAAATCCATAGGCACTCCTACCAGGGTTCCCCCTTGAGGCCCCATCTGTATTAAATAAAAACCACCCTGGTTGAGGAAATTCCCACCTCACTTTTGTAACTTTCAGTCTTCCACACCCTACCTCTAGCATCTGAATCAAGTCTGGCCATTTGTGAGGTAGTTGGCTGATAGAAGGATTCCTTGTCATTACTAGTCTCTGTATAGTGACATAGACTAAATAAATGACTTTTCCAGTTGATCTTTTCCCTCCATGTTTTATTGTGTTCCTCCTTTTCCATAGTTCCCACAAAATGATAGCTGGAACAACTTGATAAATAAGCTACCCTCTTTCTTTAACTGATGCAGTCCACCATTTCACAATTCTCTGCTGTAAAGTTAATCCTTCTATAGACAATCCTGCAACTGAAGAGAAGTAGGACCAAGTCCTATTAGCAGTGTAAGAGTTAGCAAACACATGTTGTATTGTTTCCTCCTTAGGGCTGGAACAACACCAACATCTGGATGCTATGTTATAATGCGTTCTCTTCAAAACATCATCCAGAGGAATTTCATATTTCCAGCATCTCCACAAAAAGAATGATATCTTGAAAGGCAAACCTTTAATCCATATATTCCTGTACATCTCCATAGGTTGTCCTCTCAATCTGATATATTCCCAAGCTGATTTGACTGTAAACTCTACTTTAGTGTCTAAAATCCACCATGCTCTGTCCATTTCTTTGTCCATCCTTGGGGGTATGATAGTATCAACTATATGTTGAACTATGTCCTGAGGGAGTAAACTATTCAGCTTTGTCATGTTCCAATTCCCATTCTCCACTACATCTGATACATTTCGAATGCTTTCATCAAAACCTTCCACAATGAAATATAAAACCTTCCTCAATAAAATATAATGCACCCATTCctgtccagttatcaaaccaaaACTGTGAATGACAAATGCTCGGTATGTGTAATGTGTTTagtagaaaaaaagaagaagaggagaagcaAGAGAGACATATTGGATACAGAGAAGGAAGGGCAAAAGTGAGACACATAGAAGAAAGGTCTACTAGAGCAGAAACCCGATAAACAGAGGGTGGAAGACAATCGAACCCTGTGGATATTCTAACACTAAGTAGGAATGTTATTAGGTGTCATAGAGTGATTGAAATTTTGAACCATGCTGTAAGAACGGCGTGGCTAATTACATTATGACGAGGAATATGGAACCATTTGTTGAGCAAGATATTTTATGCGTGGAGAGCGAGTTTATACAACATCCCTCCAAAGAATTCTAAAAGGACCACGTGCTACCCCGTTATTAATATGTTGAGATAGCAGAGTACAATACTCTTATGATAGTGGGAATCAGATCAGAGAAGAGTATGGAAGGATTGACATTGAACCTTAAGTTACagttttatcaaaaaaaaaaaaatcaatggtACTCTGAAATATGTTTAGAATGATTGTCCTATGAACAAAATCATTTGAGAAGAAGGGGTGAGAAGTAAAACGAAAGAAGGAACGAGGTTTGATTGTGAATGATCAATGGACTGACTTTATATGTATGTCAGAATAGCAACAAATGGAATTGCATTCCCGTTGAGTTACGCGGTAGAGGTCCCAAGGAAGGATTGTTAAGGAAAGTTGAGTCAAAAGAGGGCGAGTTTGTGGACTATCCGGTATAGGGAGCATAGAGTGATTATGAGCGGAAATGACTAATATGTGAGATGATCTATGGGTCTTGATGGAATTGAGGAAGGAAGCATAGGGATAGAGGTAATTCCCTCATGGTTTAATAGTTGTAGCAATTAGACGGTAATCGAAAGAGACCATCAAGAAATTAGTCTTCGACATTCCGTGGCAATGTGGCAAGTGGAGGCGTAAGAATGAGGTGAAACAAGATATGGGCCGTAGAATAGAAGAGGGGCAGAAAATCCAACATGCAATTGTACAACAACAAGGTAGATTATTAGGCAAAGTTAAAGGATGGGCATACAATGGGAAAAATCGGTATTAACCTTGAGAAGGTAAAACACGTGAGTATTATGGCTTTTGGTCAGGTGTGAAGTAAATAAGAATGAATGGTATTTCCATACCACAAGGGCTCAAGCGAAAGATTTCATAGTAAGGATACACCGGCGATGAGTGTAAGATTAGGATTAGGGGGACGCGAAGTTCCAATATCGCATACCAGCTGGGGAAGCATTGTATAGGAAAACCTTAAAGGTAAGAACTACTTGAGTCGGAATTTAATAATGCCTTTGTTAAGACAAGGACGTGGAGTTAACAGTAGAAAAGGATTGATAACTATTTTTAAGCATACAAATACTTGGCGGTAGCAACCTACAATGAAAAAGAATAGATGTGTACGATTATTTAAAAGAGAAATTTTATGGAGGATACGAGGATTCCAAGCTTAAGTATTCCAAACGTAAATAAATTAAGGCCGTGTCACAAAGTAAACGGAGCAAGATGGATCTAAATAAGAAACTGAAGGTGAGAGGTAGTGGTGAAGAAGTAAATTTGTGTAAGACAATTTCGTGACACTAATCAAGAATGGATGTTGCAATTGCTAGGAATCATACAAGCTATCTGTGGAGATTGTCAGGATAAGATACTCGGTTCTCTACTGGTGCCTGAAGATCGATACATTCTGAGAGACCTGGGAAATATAGGTCATCCTGGTAAATCCCCCTTGTGAGATAGGTattttagaagaagctcattactcccgttattctgttcatgcaggagcaacaaagatgtgcCATGATCTCAaatcaatgtattggtgggacggcatgaataAAGATATagaagaatttgtagctcagtgtccaaatttccaacaagtgaaaaccaagcatcaaaagccaggaggattgttgcaagctatggaaattccaacctgaaaatgagaagtaatcaacatggattatATTATAGGCTTACCTTGTTCTCAACATAAGTAAACTCCATATGTGTAATTGTTGATAGAcccacgaagtcagctcatttcctaccggttagaactacatactcagtagaagaagatatgaagtccagatatctgTATTTATTCCCACCCCCAGCAAAGGTTCGAGGTGAGGCGCCATTGTCTTAAGGTATGTGATGTTTtctttaatgcttttggtcattTGTGGCCATATATTCTTGCCATTGtggttgtagccctgtgaggcgatgctATTTTGGGTttctgtgacaggatggtagtgccatattctaggagaaactctggcgaaatgtttgcaagatccccgagaacctaacattcgaggacgaatgttccgaaggaggggagaatgttacacctcagacatTTCATATCGTTGGGCTGCGAATAGACTAATGCAAGCTTGAggtggacatgaagtccttatgacttTAAGGAGGGCATTTGGTATCTCTAAGGTGTATAcgacaagattttgaagttatatgaattggtgaaactaagtttgtcgaaggaagtaaagtataagtcgtgtttagGGAGGCTTTTGCAATTATCGAGGTAACAATTTTTTAGTAATGTCTTAGGAAGAAGTTGTAGgactccttagatggttaatgaagtgttaaacaaagccatttgtacggaccgcaAACAAAGTTGAGGTTGAACGAAGCGGATAGAGCAAGTTTGGGGAAATTCATaattgtacggccatttgtacggaccgcataatttatacggcctgtataatacTCCGTAGAATACTTCCAGAGGAGCGTGACCCCTGgtaggattatacggtccaattttacggaccgtatattttatacggtccgtataattggccgtataaccGGGTCGGGTCACTTTTTTCTCTTTGCATATATGCACGAC
The nucleotide sequence above comes from Lycium barbarum isolate Lr01 chromosome 3, ASM1917538v2, whole genome shotgun sequence. Encoded proteins:
- the LOC132630839 gene encoding uncharacterized protein LOC132630839, with protein sequence MTRNPSISQLPHKWPDLIQMLEVGCGRLKVTKVRWEFPQPGWFLFNTDGASRGNPGRSAYGFCFRNNEGDPRWDLRYAYAIEIGITTNIDAEVMAILHAMRYCKNENLDNIIVQTDYEIVYKILQEGWKPPWGIASWIEEILELKVNRTILFSHILREGNKLVDAIANQAVDEANVECHGFQDLSSTCRKILNSDKTQIPYLKVRIQR